A single region of the Mus caroli chromosome 16, CAROLI_EIJ_v1.1, whole genome shotgun sequence genome encodes:
- the Nudt16l1 gene encoding tudor-interacting repair regulator protein isoform X1: MHVEARGLGLVSWAGSRMLVWAVGLEHIKMSTTTVPELKQISREEAMRLGPGWSHSCHAMLYAANPGQLFGRIPMRFSVLMQMRFDGLLGFPGGFVDRRFWSLEDGLNRVLGLGLGGLRLTEADYLSSHLTEGPHRVVAHLYARQLTLEQLHAVEISAVHSRDHGLEVLGLVRVPLYTQKDRVGGFPNFLSNAFVSTAKYQLLFALKVLNMMPSEKLAEALASATEKQKKALEKLLPSSS; the protein is encoded by the exons ATGCACGTGGAAGCACGAGGATTGGGTCTGGTGTCGTGGGCGGGGTCGCGCATGCTCGTTTGGGCAGTGGGCCTGGAGCACATCAAGATGTCGACCACGACGGTTCCGGAGCTGAAACAGATCAGTCGGGAGGAAGCAATGCGCTTGGGGCCCGGCTGGAGTCATTCATGCCACGCCATGCTGTACGCCGCCAACCCCGGGCAGCTTTTCGGACGTATCCCCATGCGTTTCTCAGTGCTG ATGCAGATGCGCTTCGACGGGCTACTAGGCTTTCCCGGGGGTTTCGTGGACCGGCGCTTCTGGTCGCTGGAGGATGGCTTGAATCGGgtgctgggcctgggcctgggagGCCTACGCCTTACCGAAGCCGATTACCTGAGTTCACACCTGACTGAGGGTCCACACCGTGTGGTGGCACACCTGTACGCACGGCAGCTGACATTGGAACAGCTGCATGCTGTGGAGATCAGCGCTGTGCACTCGCGGGACCACGGTCTGGAG GTCCTGGGCCTTGTACGTGTCCCACTGTACACACAGAAGGATCGAGTAGGAGGCTTTCCTAACTTTCTGAGCAACGCCTTCGTCAGCACTGCCAAATATCAACTTCTATTTGCCCTTAAGGTACTCAACATGATGCCCTCGGAAAAGCTGGCCGAGGCCTTGGcctcagcaacagagaagcagaagaaggcCCTAGAAAAGCTGCTCCCGTCCTCATCCTGA
- the Nudt16l1 gene encoding tudor-interacting repair regulator protein isoform X2 produces the protein MHVEARGLGLVSWAGSRMLVWAVGLEHIKMSTTTVPELKQISREEAMRLGPGWSHSCHAMLYAANPGQLFGRIPMRFSVLMQMRFDGLLGFPGGFVDRRFWSLEDGLNRVLGLGLGGLRLTEADYLSSHLTEGPHRVVAHLYARQLTLEQLHAVEISAVHSRDHGLEVGLLPGARPHSHS, from the exons ATGCACGTGGAAGCACGAGGATTGGGTCTGGTGTCGTGGGCGGGGTCGCGCATGCTCGTTTGGGCAGTGGGCCTGGAGCACATCAAGATGTCGACCACGACGGTTCCGGAGCTGAAACAGATCAGTCGGGAGGAAGCAATGCGCTTGGGGCCCGGCTGGAGTCATTCATGCCACGCCATGCTGTACGCCGCCAACCCCGGGCAGCTTTTCGGACGTATCCCCATGCGTTTCTCAGTGCTG ATGCAGATGCGCTTCGACGGGCTACTAGGCTTTCCCGGGGGTTTCGTGGACCGGCGCTTCTGGTCGCTGGAGGATGGCTTGAATCGGgtgctgggcctgggcctgggagGCCTACGCCTTACCGAAGCCGATTACCTGAGTTCACACCTGACTGAGGGTCCACACCGTGTGGTGGCACACCTGTACGCACGGCAGCTGACATTGGAACAGCTGCATGCTGTGGAGATCAGCGCTGTGCACTCGCGGGACCACGGTCTGGAGGTGGGGCTTCTGCCTGGGGCCCGCCCCCATTCCCACTCCTGA